One genomic window of Tolypothrix sp. NIES-4075 includes the following:
- a CDS encoding crossover junction endodeoxyribonuclease RuvC — translation MNNQVGAKVNRAISILLYLAIFNKIKIVSYTATKVKKEITKTDKDKVVNYVCDYFNIKNNFKYNHESDVLAIAATYLKKNKIL, via the coding sequence ATAAATAATCAAGTTGGCGCTAAAGTAAATCGTGCTATTAGTATTCTTCTTTATCTTGCAATTTTTAATAAAATAAAGATAGTTTCTTATACTGCAACTAAAGTTAAAAAAGAAATAACTAAAACTGATAAAGATAAAGTTGTTAATTATGTTTGTGATTACTTTAATATTAAAAACAACTTTAAATACAATCATGAAAGTGATGTACTTGCAATTGCTGCAACTTATTTGAAGAAAAATAAAATACTTTAG